A portion of the Scleropages formosus chromosome 13, fSclFor1.1, whole genome shotgun sequence genome contains these proteins:
- the LOC108925290 gene encoding insulinoma-associated protein 1b-like: MPEAQSPPTLSPKRPVSAESCRQQHPASADDHLDRKLNSSSPVQAESFPEPSLTMSASHMKYMSVPPSLAEMTTKLGSACRDQESQSAAASKRAASSAKAKQTNGNAKKKQKSSSASPGDKRSGYRDEVTTSPVLGLRITELPEEEEVKPRSSSPLGEFICQLCKERYADPLALAQHKCSRIVRVDYRCAECDKVFSCPANLASHRRWHKPRGAQPEEAPAAPAPVNDDHESRNGTTRGARAPSSPPQPPAQPSVCASEEEVAFKCPLCAKKFRRQAYLRKHVALHNRRGDKAKARWTQGAAQQTRPAELAPPCPRGKATCGASDVFPCRFCREGFFSSPGLTRHINKCHPTESRQVIVLSG; this comes from the coding sequence ATGCCCGAAGCGCAAAGTCCCCCGACTCTCAGTCCAAAGCGACCCGTGAGCGCGGAATCATGCCGCCAACAGCACCCGGCATCAGCAGATGATCACCTGGACCGAAAGCTCAACTCCAGCTCTCCGGTTCAAGCCGAATCCTTCCCCGAGCCCAGCCTCACAATGAGCGCCTCGCATATGAAATACATGAGCGTACCTCCATCGCTCGCGGAAATGACCACTAAGCTGGGTTCTGCGTGCCGGGACCAGGAGTCTCAGTCCGCCGCTGCCAGCAAGAGAGCCGCCTCGAGCGCCAAAGCCAAGCAGACCAACGGCAACGccaagaagaagcagaaaagcTCAAGCGCCTCCCCTGGAGATAAAAGGTCGGGTTATCGGGACGAGGTCACAACATCGCCGGTTCTGGGACTGAGGATAACGGAGCTCCcggaagaggaggaggtgaaGCCGCGGTCCAGCAGCCCGCTCGGGGAGTTCATCTGTCAGCTGTGCAAGGAACGGTACGCAGATCCGCTCGCCCTCGCGCAGCACAAGTGCTCCCGCATCGTGCGGGTCGACTACCGCTGCGCCGAGTGCGACAAAGTCTTCAGCTGTCCGGCCAACTTGGCTTCCCATCGGCGGTGGCACAAGCCGAGGGGCGCTCAGCCGGAGGAGGCGCCGGCCGCTCCGGCCCCAGTCAACGACGATCACGAGAGCCGGAACGGGACCAcgcgaggcgcgcgcgcgccttcTTCTCCCCCTCAGCCTCCCGCGCAGCCCTCGGTGTGCGCGTCCGAAGAGGAGGTGGCCTTCAAGTGCCCCCTGTGCGCTAAGAAATTCAGGAGACAAGCCTACCTCAGAAAACACGTGGCGCTGCACAACAGGCGAGGCGACAAGGCGAAAGCCAGGTGGACCCAGGGCGCCGCGCAGCAGACCCGTCCCGCCGAGCTCGCGCCGCCCTGTCCGCGCGGGAAGGCGACGTGTGGCGCGAGCGACGTGTTTCCCTGCAGGTTCTGCCGCGAAGGTTTCTTCTCCTCTCCGGGGCTCACGAGGCACATCAACAAATGTCACCCGACAGAAAGCCGGCAGGTCATCGTACTCTCTGGCTGA